The Candidatus Tanganyikabacteria bacterium genome contains the following window.
GGGCGGCAGCCTCGGGCGCGACACGCTGGCCCTCGGCGGCCCTTTCGCGCTGCCAGCCAAGGGCACGCTCGCCGTGGGCGATGCCGGCAGCGACGTGACTGGCCTGCAGCAGGCCCTGCGACAACTCGGGTACTATCGCGAGGCATCGAACACGGGAGCCTACGGCTGGGTCACCGCGCAGGCCGTCCGGGCCTTCCAGCGGGATCTGGGTTGGCCGCAGACCGGCGAGGTGGACGCCGCCCTGCGGCAGGCGATCACCCAGGCCCTGGCGGGCAAGGGCGGCACCGTGGCGCCCCCGCCCTCCACCGGCTGGCAGCCTCCGGCGGTACCGCCGACATCGGGATGGACGCCGCCCCGCAGCGACACGTGGGTTCCGCCCACGGTGGGCTCGCCCGCCGCGCCCCCGCAAGCCCCTCCGCAGCAGGCGCCACCGCCGGCCCGGCCCGCCGAGGCGCCCCCGGCCAGCACCGGCTTCAACTGGTACGGCAACCCCGACCCTCGCCAGTACTTCATCAGCCAGATCTACGACCCGCGCTTCAACCCCTATGCGCCCAGGAGCACCGCCAATTGCGGGCCGACCAGCCTCGCGATGGTGCTCCGGGCCTTCGGCAAGGAGCCGCCCGCGGGCAACGAGCAAGACCTGATCCTGCAGGTGCGCAAGGCGATGACCGGTCGCACCGACCAGAACGAATACACCAACGAGTACCAGCTCATGAGCGCGGCGAGCCAGTACGGGCTGGACAGCAAGCAGGTGAGCGACATCCCGGGGATGGAGCGCGAGCTCCGAGCGGGCAAGCTCGTGATCCTGGCCGGCAACCCGGACGCCTTCAATTCGAGTCTTCCGGCCGACCAGTACTTCGGCTTCTCGGGCGGACATTTCATCGTGGTCAACGCGATCGAAGGCGATCGCGTCGTGATCAGCGATCCGCTCTCGAAGGTCGGCCCCCTGGTGATCACCCGCCAGCAACTCCAGCAGTACATGGCGTACAAGAACTGGAACTCGGGGGTCGCCTTCAGCCCGCGATAGGGCCCTCCAGGCTACCAGGACCGGCCAAGCGCGGGATCTTCCGGCGACCCGGCCCCGGCCGGCGCCTGGCGCCAGGCGCTACTTCCAGCCGATGGCCACGAGCCGCCTGGCCGCCGTGTCATAGGGTGCGCCTGCCAGATCGCCGAAAACAGCCGTGCGGGCAAAGCCGCAGGCCGATAGCAGCCCGGTAAGTTCGGCGGCCGAGTAGAGGCGGTGGCCGACGTGGAATTCGACCCTCTCGGCGCCCTTGACATGGATCCAGCGGTTGTCGATCCAGCCCCAGCCCGGCGCCACCCTGCGCTCCTCCAGGACCAGCGTGCCATCGGGCTCCTCATGCCAGCTTCGCGCCTGGAAGATCCGGGCGATCACTTCCTTTCCCGCCATCTCGAGCAGGAAAGCCCCGCCGGGGACCAGCGACCGGTAAACGTTCTCGACGACCCGGCGATCGTCGCCAGGATCGGCGAAGTAGCCGAAGGCCGTGAACATGTTGATGACCGCGTGGAACGCCCCGGGACGCTCGAACTCCCGCATGTCGGACTGGATCCACTCGACATCCAGGGACGCCTCCGCAGCGCGGGCGGCCGCCTCGGCCAGGTACTTCCCGGTCCGATCGACGCCGGTGACCCGGAACCCGCGGCGCGCCAGAGCCAACGCGTGGCGCCCGGGGCCGCAGCACAGGTCGAGGATCGGTCCGGGAGCGGTAGCGCCTGTAAGCGTCAGGATCTGCTCGATCTCGCCATCGGCCGCTTCCCAGCGCTGCTCGGTGAACATCTGGGCCTGCGTGCCGTGCCAGAAGCCATCGTCCTGGTGCCAGGGGGTCGGATTCATCAGGATCTCCTGTACCCGGAGATTCCCGCAGGCACCCGGGAGGGACTCCCGCGCAATTCGAGATGCCGCGGCCCGGAGGTCGAGGACCCCCGGGCCGGCCCTGCCCGCGCTACCAGGCGAATTCGTCGCGCCGTCCGCAAAAGAGCAGCGAAAGTTGCCGCACCAGCGCCGTCAACTGCTCGATCAGCGCCGTCAGCATGCGCAGCAGGCCGTCGCGGACGCCTCCCGGCCCGCCGCCCGTCGGGACCGGGGGCTTGTCGACGAGGTCCTCCTCGGGCGTCGCGATCCAATTCTCGGCAAGCGTCTCGTTGTCGGGCGCGATCGTGCCGTCGCGCAGCAGGTGGCTGCGGAAATCGTCCACGTTGTCGAAGCTGCCGAAGGCGCCCCGGATCTCGCCGGTGCGGCGATCCGGCGCTATTTCGCCATCCAGGTCGAGGTAGTCGCCGCGATCGTGGATGCTGGTGACGTCGCCGCGGGCCGAGGTCACCTGGAACCCGTCGCCGGTCCTGGCGATCTGCGTTCCGCCGGGGAGGGGCGACTGGCCGTCCCAGGGCTTGCCGTTGACCAGCAGTTCGTTGGTGTCCGTGTCGTAGTGGACCAGGTTATCGCCGTCCTTGATGGCGACCCTGGTGTTGACCGTGACCTGATCGTTGCCCTTGGGATGCGTCTGGCGCGCTTGCACCTGGAAGTCGCCTTCCTGGGTGCGGAGCAGCACGAGATTGCCCTTCACCTGCTGATCGAACTTCTCCTTGCCCATCGTGATGTGCGGATCGCCCACCGACGCCCACTTGCGGTGGGTCGGATCCACCGCCCGGTTGGACGTGGCCCATCCTTCCTCGGGGAGGGTGTAGCGGCCATAGCCGCCCTTGCCTTCCAGGGAATCCGTCGGTGTGGTGGACTGCGCCCGTTGCGCATACTCCGGCAGCCATCCCGTCCGCCGCGGGGCCAAAAACTCCCGATCGACCCGGGTCAAACGCATAGACACGGTGAAATCCCTCCTCAAAAACAGGCACAAGAAACTAACATGCTGAAAAAAATATCAGCTGTGCCCTCACTCCATCTCGCCCACGTAACTATCGGGAAAACTTCCCGCGAGTTTCTTTGATCCCCTTCAAGAGATCATTAGTTTCGTGTTTTTGTTGGAAAGCCCGGTCAGCGGTAGCCGCGCCAGAGCAGCATGCGGGCGGCACTCTCGTAGAAGCCGCTGCCTTCCGGCGGTACGTCCCAGCCCAGGGCGTCGGCAAGCCGATCGTAGATGGCAAACAGGTACGCCACGTTGATCGCGTCGGCCAGGGCCTCGCGCGTGACGCCTGCGGCCAGCGCCGCCCGGGCGTCGGCGGGACCGAGGGATTCGGGCTCCTGGACCATGAGGCGCAGGTAGTCGAGGGTGGCTCGCAGGCGAGCGTCGATCGGCGCGGTGGTGTGGTCGGCGAGCACCTGCCCGACAAGGTCACCGGGCAGGCTGGCCGCCGCGACCGCGGCGTGGGAGTTCGTTCAGAAGCGGCACCGGTTGAGGCTCGAAACGAACGCCGCCATCAGCTCGCGCTCGCCCACCGACCAGGCGGACGGCCCGCGCATCACCGCCTGGGTCAGCTCCGCCATGGGGCCGCCAAGGAACGTGGGGCGATACTTCATCGTACGGATGACGTCCGGCGCCCGGTGGCCCGAGAGCAACCGGATCAGGCCGAACAGCAGCCGGGAGCCCGGGCTGTCGCCCCGTTCGACCTTCGGTAACCTCAAGCGTCCTCCATGGCTCGCAGCGCCAGAGCCAGCTCGCGCTCGGCCTCGCCGACGCTGGTCGCGACGACGATCTCGAACAGTTCGTCTTCCCCGAAGTCGCTCCGCAGTTCCGCGACATCCGCATCCGAAACGCTCCATGGCGCCTTGCGGATCTTCCCGACGAGGGCGGCCAGGGGCACGGGCGGGTCGCCAGACGCCACCGCCTGGCGCAACGCGGGCGCCGTCAGCCCCGGCCCGTGCAGGACGGCCCGGGAGATGGCCTGCCGCAGGGCCTGGAACCTATCAGCCATCCGGCTGTTTGCTGGAAGGCTGCCGCAACTGCTCGAGTTCGAACTGCGCGTCCAGCCGAGTGAACAGGCTCTCTGCCTCGGCGCGAGCCGCTGCCGCCTCGGCCACCTCACCGCACAGTCCGAGCAGGCGCGCCTTCTCGGCATAGCCGCGGCCCAGTTCCAGGGGCGCATCTACCGTGCGGAGCAGGTCGATCGACTCGCCCACGGCGGCGAGCGCCTCGTCGAGGTTGCCAAGCTGGGCCTGCAGGCCGGCCAGGAGGCGCTGCATGACGCCCAGGAGCTCAACCTGGCCCACCTGCTCGGCTATCTGCATGCCTTGCTTGATCGCGTCGAGGGCGGCCCGCCGGTCGCCGCGATCGCCCTCCAGCCGGGCTATTTGCCGCCAGGTCTCGGCCATGACGTCCCAGGCGCCGATCTTTTCGTTGACCGCCAGGGCTTCGGAGAGGTGGCGATCGGCCTCCTCGCGCTCGCCAAGCGCCAGGCAGACCTCGCCCAGATTGAGCAGGGCGATGCCCATGCTCCGCTGATCGTCCATATCGCGATGGATCTCGAGGGCGCGGGCGAAGCAATCGCGGGCCGGCGCCATCTGGCCCTGCTGGTGCACGAGCATTCCCTGATTGTTGAGCAGCACGGCGCGCAGGCGGCGGTCGGCGATGCGCTCGGCCAGCCGCAGCCCCCGCGCCAGACACTCGGCGGCCAGGCCCGCCTCGCCCAGGCGCACGTGCACGGTCCCCAGGTCGCTCAGCGTGATGGCTTGATTGTAGAGGTCGCCGGCCGCCTCGAACTGGGCGAGGGCGTTCTCGAGGGCCGATCTCGCCTTGAGCAGGTCCAGGCGCCGGATCTCGACGCCGCCCCACAGGAAGTACACGAATCCGGAAAGATGGGGATCGTCCTCGGTCTCGAGGTTCGCCAGGCATTCGGCGCAGTCGGCGAGCGCCTCCTGGTGCCGGCCGGCGAGCAGCAGGCTCTGGGCTCGGCGGGCCAGCAGCTTGGTGCGGCCGCGCGTGCCCGCCGGGATCTTGCCCAGGGCCTCCACGCAAGTGGTGAGGGCCTGCCCGGGTTCGCCCTTCTTGACGAGGTAGCCGATGTGGCGGTCGTAGGCGCGTGCCAGGTCGGCAGAATCGCCACCCAGGGCGAGGCGCTGGCGCGACTGCAGGATGGCGGCCGTCATGGCGCCGGTGGCGGCGTGAGCTGCCGCGCGCGCTTCGAGCAGGCGCGCCTGGAAAGCCGGGTCGGCCTCGCCGCTGCCGGCGATCAGGGCCGCGGCCTCCTGGATCTGGCTCATGGCCGTCTGGGCGGCAGCGCATGCCAGGCAGCGCTCCGCGGCGGCGAGCAGTCGCCGCGCCCTTTCTGCCGGCGAGTCGGCTGAATCCGGTGCGACGGCAGCATTCTCGCTCGGAGCCGCCACTGCGCGCGCCGGCCCGCCGCCAGCCTCGTCGCTCGCGGCGAGATCGAGGCGACGGACATCCAGGATCCCCGCCGCCAGGCGGGCGGCTCCTTCCAGGTAACCGTCCGCGGCGATCAGGGCCAGCCGATCCGCCGGGCGCAGGCTCCGGCAGAAACCCTCCAGCCACGCCCATGACGCTTCGTCGACCCATTGCAGATCGTCGATCACGATGGCGATCGGCCCCGGTCGCAGGGCGGCATGCACGCGCGAATCGAGATACCCGAACGCCACCGCTCGCCGGTGCTCGGGGGTCATTCCCAGGGAATCGCCCCGCCCCGCCGACTCCATTCCACCCGACAGCAGGTACCGGAAGGCCTCGGCCTCCTCGCCCTGGGCGGTCGGGTCGGGTCCCTCGGCCAGGATCTCGGCCAGGATTTGCCCGGCTACCAGCAAGGGGACGGTCGCGTCGGCGGGAGCGGCCCGCGCCTTGATGACCAGGCCGCCAGATGGCGCAAAGTCAGACAGGAGCGATGTCTTGCCCGATCCGGGCCCGCCCCCGACAAGGACGCATACCGGCTTGCCGGCGCAAGCTTCGGCCCACGCCTGGTCAAGCAGGGCGCGTGCGCGCTCGCGGCCCGGATCCATCGCTGGGCCAATCCTACCAGGCGCACTCCATGGCTGCCATGTTCCGCGGAACGCGAGAGCCGGCCGGATCACCGAAGCTTTCCCTGTTCATAACCTCGATCCGGTAAGCCCGCCACGTGCGGCGGCAATAACCTCACCGGAGGCGAGCGGGCGCTCGCACTTGGAGGAGGAATTCCGAGATGGCCATCAGCCTGGCTGCCGCGTTGCAGGCCCCCCGTCCGCGCCGGGACGGCGCCCCGCAGGATCGCCCCGTGCCGCCGCCGATCGACGGCGGCTACGACCGCCCGACGCCGCCGCCCATCGACCGGGGCTACGACCGGCCCAGCCCGCCGCCGATCGATCGCGACTACTACCGGCCGACGCCGCCGCCGATCGACCGCGACTACTACCGGCCGGCGCCGCCGCCCATCTACGATCGGCCCTACTTGCCGCCGGTCTACTACGATCCGCCGACCTACTACCCGCCGGCGCCCGCTGGCCCGCCCGCCACGAAGGAAGAGGTCTGGATGGCCGGCAGCGCCATCTCCGGCGTGGCCGGCATCATCGGCGGCATCGTCGGCGCGACTTCCGCCGGAGCCTTCGCCGGTGGCGCCCTGGGCAGCGTCCTGCTGGCCGCCGGCCTCGGCTTCGCCGTGCCCCTGGCCATCGGCCTGCTGATCACCGCCGCGGTCGCGGCCGGCCGCAGCTAGCTGGCCACACTCTCTTCGGGGCCGGCCTTTCGGTCGGCCCTTTCTGCTTCGGGCGGCCGCCCGTAAAATCCGCGTTAGAACCGGGGCCCCTTTCGAGGTATGATGTAAACGGACGCTCGGGAGGGACGAAATGGCGATCACCAACGCGACCGGGACACCGACTGGCCAGATCACCGCGCCACGCAAGATCGCGGGCCCGGGCGAGACCGCCGCCGATCTGCCGGCGCCTCCGCCGGACACGGTCGCCATCCAGGCGACGGCCACCGACGGCCCGCCAAGGGCGCGGGTCCTGGAGGCCAACGTGCAGTTCGCCACGGGCGCGGCCACCCCCGGCACCGGCGGGCAGCCGCAGCTCGATCAGGCGCTCGACGCGATGGTCGCGACCTTCAAGACCCTGTCGCCCGAGCAGCAGCGCGCGCTGCTGGCCGATCCCGGCTTCGTGATCGAGATAGAGGGCAAGGCGTCCAATCTCGGCAGCGATCGCAACTACGACAACGTCGGGCTCTCGCGCAAGCGGGCGCGCAACACCGGCGAGTATGTCAAAGCCTACCTGAAGCAGCGCGGCATCGAGATCCCGGCCGATCGCGTCAAGACGACCGGATCGGGCAACCCTGGCAAGTCCAAGGCTGCTGATGACGACGATCCGGCCGACCGGATCGCCCGGGTGAAGATCACCATGCCCGGCCTGTCGCCGCTCCCGCCGGCCGCGCCGGCGCCGGCCCCCGACCCCGCTCCCGCGCCCGAGCCAGTCCCGAGCCCGGCCCCCGAGCCGTCGCCGGCCGAGGCGGCGCTCGCGCAGTTCAACGAGTCGACCGCACCGCTCAATGCCCAGCTCGCGAAGGGCCACGACAACCAGACCACGCTCGCCGACCGCGAGAAGGTCGTCGCCGAGACCCGCAAGTCCCTGGAGAGCGCGGCCGGGCTGCTCGGGCAGCTTCCGCCCACCGCGCAGCCGGGCGCCCATGCCCTGGTCAACGGCCTCCGCGACCAGGTCGACAGGCTGGCCGAACGCGCCGCCCGGGAGCGGGACGCCCTGGGCAAGGCCCAGGCGCAGCTCAAGGCCGAAGCCGAGAGCCTGGCCAAGGCCGAGGGGACCAAGAAGAAGAAGGGTCTGCGGGAAACCGCCGCCAAGCTGCTCGAGACCTACCGCGAGCCCGAGAAGATGGCCGCCGAGTTGCCGCCCGACGCGCGGGCCGACCTGACCAAGCAGGCCTCCGACCTCAAGCGCACGGTCTACGAGACGCTCGCCCGCCATTCCGACGACTACAACGTCGACGAGCGCGACAACAGCTACATGTTCGGCCGGCCGGGACCCAAGTTCAAGAAGGCCTGGGAAAGCCTCAAGGGCCTGCTGCAGGGCGGAACGCCGTCGGCCGAGGATCGCACGAAGGCCATCAATGCCCTCAAGGACATGGGCGACGCCGTCAACGACTTCGACGATCCCCTCATGAAGGAAGCCACCCGGGTCATCTACGACGACCTGACGCGGGCCGTCACCGCCAAGCTCTCCGGGTAGCGAGGCCTCCCGGCCCGATTTGCCGCCCGCCTGATCCCCGCGACAGGTTTGGTACCGGCCGGTCGGGGATATGTAAGTCGGCAAACGGATCCCGCGGAAGTGGAAGAAGCAACTGCAGGGGCTTGATTGACACCTTGCTGCGGTTTCCGAACGCGGGCTGCGATGGCTCTCTGTAGCTCTATCGCCCTTCGTGACACGCTAGCGACCCGTACCGGATTCGCCCCTACGTATTGACTCCCATGTTTTTTTTTCTAAGATACGCATAAGGAATCAATCGGGTTTTGTTAGGGATTTGAAAAGTGCCAAACGATCACATCGCAGCCAGCTTGTTCCACACAACCAAACTAGTTTTGGCGCCCCTCCTTGCGATCGTGATGGTGACGCTCGGTTGCGGACGCGCTCCGGCTGGGATCGGCCCCGCAACGGCCAGCCATTCCTCCAAGCGCGTGCAATCCGTCTCGTCTTTCAACGTCGGGGTCGGCTACAACTCGTCCTCGAACCAGTTCTACATGTTCGACGACTTCGAGTCGGCCAAGCAGGCGCCCGCAGCTTCGACTTCGTTCCTCGTTGCCCTGGACTCGTATCAGTTGTTCGGGGCGACCTCAAGCGTTTCCGGAACGATCGGAACCGTGGTCAGGACTCCCGCCGGGATCGAGTTGCCGATCTCCGCGGGTGTCGATCGCTTCTACAGCCCGGATGGAATCTATGACTGGCAGGGCGAACTGGCGTCGAGCAATCACGTCGTCGGAGCTGCGCAGATCGCCGATGTCATCGCGAGCGCGTCGGCGCTGGTCGTCGAGCCTTGGATGGCGCCAAGAGACGCCGTTTCGGCCGCCACGGGAAACGGCAACTATACTTCCGGCTCGGTCTGGGGTGACATGAGGCTCATGCTCGCGGCCATCGCCGCCTGGGCCAGGGTGCAGCCCGAGAACACTTGGACCTCTCCGGGTGGAGGTGGCGGCGGCGGCACTGCCGCAAGCGGCAGCGTGGAGACGATCTGGCCGGCCCAGCTCCTGGCAGTCTCGGTGGACCTCGGGAACCTCACGGCAACTCCGATCACCAATTGGTCGACCTGGTCCGGACAGGCGACCAGTTCGCTGCTGGTCAAGCTCGAGAGCGTCGACTTCCCTCCAGGCTCGAACGTGCCGATCGCCGTCCGGGTGGACATCAAGCGACCTGGCCTCGACGCCTCTGTGGAAGTTGTCAGACACGACCTCGTCCGCCTCGCCGCGACCAACTGGCGCGAACTCCTGACGGCCCAGACGACGATGCTCACAGACTCCGAGGTCCAGCGGCAGCGAGACTTCTTCCTGGGCTGGAGAGAAGTCGATCCGAGGACTCCCGTGGCGATGGAACTGGATTCTATGCTGTCGAGTGCTCCCAGCGTCGAGGCGCGCGACGAACTGGCGCGAATCCTGACTATCTCGGGATTCCTGGGGCGCGGCCTCCCGCCCCAGGAGCTGGCGCCAGACGCTCCCCTGGGACCGGCGGAGCAGCGGCTCGCCGGGGTGTTCGGACTCGCACTGGAAATCGCATCCGGACGCCGGATACCCGTCACCAACGAGGCCTCTCGGTCACAGTTTGCGTCCAGCCCCGATTACGTCGTGGGGACGCTCGACGCCGTCGAGGTGGCGCCTGACGGGTACGCGACCGCTTTCCGGGTCCTCCTGAGCGGCTTCGATGCCACGAATTCCATCACGACATCTATCAGGTTCCCCCTGCCGGCTCCCCGGATCTGGGCCGATCCCTCGACCCAGCCCCCGCTTTCTGATGCGGAGTGGCAGGTCCTCCTTTCCGGAGGCTACGAAATCCAACCGGGCTCGGCGTACAGGGTCCAGAGCCCTTATGCGCCCCTTGTCCTTTATGCTGCCATGGTCGTCATCATCTGCGTTCTCTTGATTGCGTGGCGAGAGGGCGTCGCAGCCTTGAAGAGGTCACAGCGTCTGACGTACGATCCCAAGAAACCCCTGGAACAGATCGAGAGAGGTCTCCTGCGGCCCGCGGTCGATCCCCCTGGAATCGGCCCCGCCGGTTTCTATGCGCCACATTCGGTGAGGTTCACCAACTTCGAGTATATCGGCGTCGGTATGCACCCCGGGCCCGGCGAGTGGACAGGATACTCGGTGGCCGGGCTTGCAGTAGGGCAGCAATACGCCTTGATCGATTGCACGGCTTTTGGCGCACCAAAACCCGGTGTCTTCGAACTCGCCTTGGTGCAGGCAAACGGCTCGACGGTCAGTCTTCATCCTGGTGATTGCTTCCAGCGTGCGCGAGCGATCTTGGACTGACCGATGCGCTTCGGGCTGGCGACTCCCTATGACCTCTGCTGCCCGCATGTCTCGGTCGGCCAGTGCGTCCTTCTCATTGCTGGCATCGCCTGGCTTGCACTGGTCCTGGCCAGACCCGGCCTGATAGCCAGTGGCACGGGCTGGATAGCTCCTCCAGGAAAGCGGCCATGGAAAAACGCCTGGTTCTGGCTCCTGTTCGGGGCTTCGGCGCTCGTCCTGCTTGGGCAGATTGACGCCCTTGGATACGCGGTTGCCCCGATCGGGGCGGCGGGGTATCTCTTGTGGGCCGTCGTGGTGGGCTGGGATGTAACGCACTTGATGCGGGCCTTGCGCGCTGGAGAGGGCAGCCTAGAAGCGTTGCGAGCTGCCATCCGGACCCGCCCTTCGGACGAAAGGCGCACTCTCTACCTGGGCTTCATCGCGTCTTTTCTTGGGTTCCCCGCTGCGCTCCTTCTGCTTTCGGCGATCAATGTCCTTGCGCCAGAATCGGTCGGACCCACGGTTCAAAGCTACGTAAACGCCATCCAGGTCATGTTCCTGTGGCGTTGCGTCTTCGAGAATTGTCACGCGGAGGGAGGAGCCGGGCTCGACTTCCGGTGGACGGCCCCCGGCACGATTCTCTCTTTTACACTTGTTGCGCCGATGGCGGTAGCTATTGTCTCGTCGCACTCGACTGGCTCGTTCGAGAAGGCCGTGGCCAGCGTCCCGTTCGTCTTGGTCACTATAGTCTTGCTTGCCGGCTGGGGGGCCAAGGATCGCCCGGCCAGCGGGTGAAGCTTCCCTTTGGATCTTCGGAGCATACATCCGTGCGCACCAAACGAGTCCGCCCCCGGCGGGGGGCGCCTGGGGGCGGCTCTTGCAGTCGGCTTTCGTTAGTAGATCTTCGGGGCCACGGGGCTCCTGCCAGTATCTTCGGCAACCCGGCGGCCGAACTTTAGACATAACGCGAACCCGAAAAGTTTCTCCCGAGAGCCCAACCCCTCCGCGCACGGCAGGCCGGTCGCGGTGCCCGCTCAACGCGGAGCGCGGGCCGAGCCGGCAAGGCCCAGGAAGACAAGAATGGCCTTGTTCAAGCGGACGATGTCCTCGTCCTCGAGGCGGCCGACTGGCGAGCCGAGCTTCACCTTTGGAACCGTCGTGATCTTGTCCACCATGAGCTTGCTCGCCACCTCCAGGCCGTTGCGTTCGCTCGGCGCTACCGGGAGGCGAAAGAGGGGAGCCTCGGTAGGGTCCATCGTGAACGCGCAGATCGTGACAGACTGGGTCGCATCGAAGGCGTCGTCCTGCAATATCACTGCTGGCCGCGGTTTGCCGGAGTAGTCCTTGCCGCCTGAGACCGTCCAGATTTCGCCTCTCCTCACGGATCGGCAAGCTCCGAGACAGCGTCGATGAAACCCTGGTCCTGCCCCGAGTACGAGCTCTGGGCCACCGCGAGCGACTGCCTGTGCGCCTCGCTCCTGAACTCGGGGGACCGGACATCGGGTACCCAGATCTGGATGGGCCGCAACCCCTGGCTGCGAAGCCGGTCCGGGTATGCCTTGACCTTCTCTCGCGACGCCTTGGGTTGGGGCAACTGACGCCTCCTTTGCGGTTACATGTAACCTGCCCTCTCCAGACTCCGGGAGCAAGATGCGAGGAGACTCGCCGCGAATGGGCATTCACATAACATTCACCCGTTATGTTCTAAAGCTCGCGAGAAGGTGACCGATCTCACTCTTGTCGGAAAGGAGTCGAAGATGAGCACCATCCAAATCGCGTTGCCGGGCCGGGACGATTGGAAGACCGTCGCCGTGTTCACCAGCGATGCGAAGGGCATTTACCTCGGTCGCGCCGGCGCCGTCGGCGATGCCGGCAGCCTGGTGCTCATCCGCATCCGCCGCGACGGCAAGGAATTCCGGATGGTGGCCCGTCACACCGACGTCCTCGGCCGCTACGACTTCCTGGCTCCGGTCGCGTCGCCCGCTCGCAAGTCTGCTGCCGCCTGAAGAACCCGCTCGATACTCCGCACCTGCCCCGGGCCCTCCCCGGGGCGGGGCGTTTTTTGGAGATCGGAGGCCGGCCCTACTGGCGACGCGCCCCTACCTGAAGACAGCCGCGCGGCGCTTTCGGCTAGAATTCCCTGTGCCCCTCGGTGCCGTCTACACGCCTGCCTGGCTGGCCGGCCTGGTCATGCGCGAGACCCTGGCGCGAGCCGGCGATCCGGTTTCGATGACGGTTTGCGATCCGACCTGCGGCGACGGGCGCTTCCTGCTCGCCGCCCAGGAAGCGGGAATCCCGCCGGAGCGCCTCTACGGCGTCGATCGCGACGCTGCGGCGGTGGCGGCAGCACGCGCGGCGGTGCCCGGGGCGAACCTGGAGACCGGCGAGGCGCTGGTCGGCCTGGACTGGGAGAGGGCGTTCCCGGGGACGGGCGGCACCTTCGACCTGCTCGTGGGAAACCCGCCATTCGTGCGCATCCAGGACCTGCGCAAGCACGACCCGGCCCTCGCCGACGGCCTGGCCGCGCGGTACGAATCGGCAGCCGGCAACTTCGATCTCTACGGCCCGGTGCTGGAACTCGCCCTGGCGCGCATGCGCGTCGCGGCCGGTTTCGTCGTGCCGCACCGCTTCTTCAAGACGGAGTACGGCCGCGCCCTGCGCGACCGACTGGCGCCACACGTGGCATTGATCGCTGACTTCGGCGACCGGCCTGTCTTCGGCCAGGACGCGCAGACCTACATCTGCGCCCTGGTGCTGGTGCGTCGCTCCAGGCCTCATTTCGTCTACTCGCGGGCCTGGGGCGACGGCACGGATGGGTCGGGAGAAGTGCCCCGAGCGGCGCTCACGCCGGCAGTCTGGCTGCCGCTGCTGCCTGACGAACTGCGGACCTACGAGCGGATCGCCGAGGGTGCGGTGCCGCTGCTCGGTGCGCCCGGGTCACCGGCCGCCAGGCTCTTCGTCGGCCTGCAGACGCCGGCGAACCGGGTCTACCGCCTGGAACCCCTCGACGACCGAGGCGACGAGCTACTTGTCCGGAGCGCCGCAGAACCCTCGCCCTTCCGGATCGAGCGCCAGGTCACGCGCCCGTTGCTGATGGGCGCCGATATCCGGGCGTTCCGGATCGCCGACAAGGGGCGCATGGTGCTACTTCCCTACCGGCGCGGCGCGTTGCTGGATCTCCCCGCCGAGGCGCCGCTGGCGGCCGCCTACCTCCGGCGCCACCAGGCGGGCCCCCTGGCGGGCGCCTGGTGGGAGTGGCCCTACCCGAAGAACCTGGGCGCATTCGAGCAGCCGAAGCTGCTGGTCGGCGGGGTGGCTGCAAGAGGACGCTACGCTTACGACGCGACCGGCGCGTACTACGTCGTGGGGGGGGGCGACGGCGGCTACAGCCTGCTGCCGCAACCTGGCGTCGATCCGTGGGCGCTGCTGGGACT
Protein-coding sequences here:
- a CDS encoding Eco57I restriction-modification methylase domain-containing protein, producing the protein MPLGAVYTPAWLAGLVMRETLARAGDPVSMTVCDPTCGDGRFLLAAQEAGIPPERLYGVDRDAAAVAAARAAVPGANLETGEALVGLDWERAFPGTGGTFDLLVGNPPFVRIQDLRKHDPALADGLAARYESAAGNFDLYGPVLELALARMRVAAGFVVPHRFFKTEYGRALRDRLAPHVALIADFGDRPVFGQDAQTYICALVLVRRSRPHFVYSRAWGDGTDGSGEVPRAALTPAVWLPLLPDELRTYERIAEGAVPLLGAPGSPAARLFVGLQTPANRVYRLEPLDDRGDELLVRSAAEPSPFRIERQVTRPLLMGADIRAFRIADKGRMVLLPYRRGALLDLPAEAPLAAAYLRRHQAGPLAGAWWEWPYPKNLGAFEQPKLLVGGVAARGRYAYDATGAYYVVGGGDGGYSLLPQPGVDPWALLGLLSSAVMDYALQRRSAMFAGRCYSYGRRFLHDLPIRLAALTPALAELARERASASGARATDLDRELDRQVGEAYALTRSDWAAINRLVPARKV